Genomic DNA from Thermotoga petrophila RKU-1:
AAAAGTTCAAAATCCTCCACGGGATGAGAGAAAACACGACGTGTTCCATCATTCAAATAGAAAACAATCGACATCCCGTACCTTTCGACTCTCTCAATCGAAGAAAAATCAAAAGATTTCCTCTCCAGAACCACTCTGTTTTTTTCTACATCGATCACTATCTCTTTCTTGAAGAGAGTGAGCACCCATACACCAAAGATTATATCCAAAATCAGGAAGAAAATCCTCAAAATCAAGTGGAGAGGTTTATAAAAAAGGAAAATTGTGAGGTCAAAGCTCACAACCCATAGCAGAATCATGATGAACTTATACCAGAAAGGGACCCTGAATCTTATTACAGCCATAAATAATGCGGGCCAACAGCCCGCTCACACCTCCGAAACTTGTCCAACGTACTTTTTCACTTTCCCAGACTTCAAACAGGATGTACAGACTCTCATCCTTTTAATCGTTCCATCTGGAAGCACCACTCTTACTTTCTGGAGATTGGGTCTGAACCATCTTCCTGACTTCTTGTCTGAGTGACTAACGGTGTTTCCGGATCTAGGAGCTTTTCCGCACACTTCACATCTCTTTGCCATGATCATGCCCTCCCGTGAGTCTGATTTCTCTCTCCAAGAGTATACCATAACTATCTCGAATACTTCATGTACTCCCTGATCTTTCTTTCCATTTCCCTCTTTTTTATCGCTTCTCTCTTGTCATACTTCTTTTTTCCTCGAGCAACGGCTATCTCCACTTTTGCAATCCCGCGATCGTTGAAGTATATCTTCAGTGGAACTATCGTTACTCCCTCTTCCTGTACCTTACCCATGAGTCTCTTCAGTTCTCTTTTGTGAAGAAGCAGTTTCCTCGGCCTTTCAGGATCGTGGTTGTAAACTCCACCGTGACTGTAGGGTGGAATGTGTAAATTCAAAAGGTAAAGCTCCCCGTTCTTGAATCTACAGAAGGAATCCTTGAAATTGACTGAGCCGTTCCTCAGGGATTTCACTTCCGTTCCTGTGAGAACGATTCCCGCTTCGTAAGTTTCCAGGATCTCGTAGTCCGTGTAGGCTTTTTTGTTCGTGGCAACAACCTTCACCATCTCACCCCAGCCAGATACCTTCAAAATGGTCTATTCCTTCCGGGGTCACCCTCACAAAATCAACCCGCGCTGGTCCTTTTAATTTGTTCTGAATCATGTAAAATCTCGCTGTCTGTTCCAGGTTCCTCACCTTTTTGAGATCTATTCTTTCAAGAGGATCCACTTTCCCACTTCCGCTTTTGACTTCCACGAAAACTATCTCTCTCCCATCGCGCGCCACTATGTCTATCTCACCGTACTTCGTTCTGTAGTTTCTTTCAAGAATTTTGTAACCTTTTTTCTTCAAAAATTTACATGCGAGTTCTTCCGCTTCCTTCCAGTCCATCATCTGTGGATTCCGGGGACTTTTATGTGACCGTCTTTTTCTTCCGGGAAGTTCTTCTTTATGAGGTCCCGCATTTCAAAGAACCTCGGATCTCCTTTTCTGAGTTTGGCGCTGTCCTCAACGGGTGTGTACATTGGCTCCACACCCTCCACGTCGACTTCGTTGAGGAGCTCCACGTAATCGAGTATCTCCTGAAAATCTTTCATCAGACTTTCTCTCTGGTCTTCGGAGAGTTCTAACCTTGCCAGATTTTCAAGATGAAGTACCAGGTCCTTTGTAACCTTTATCATTTTTTAAAACCCCCTTCAGGTCATCTTTTGAAACTTCAGAAGCTTTTATGTTCTCACTCTTGAGTTCTTCGTAGAGTTCCTCACGAAGAATCTTCACATGCCTTGGTGCCTCTATACCAATTTTAACAGAATTTCCTTCTATCTTCAGGACAGTAATCACTATGTCCTCACCAATCACGATCTTTTCCCCTACTCTTCTAGTGAGAACCAGCACGTTATCACCCCAGCAATCTGTATGCACCGCCGTCGAACCAGATCATTCCCATCAGTTCCATCTCCGATATCACCCTGAGGACCTCCGAAACGCTCCACCCCAATTCTTCAACAAGCTCATCGACTGTTTTTGGCGAACTTCTCAACAGATCGTAGATCTTCTTTTTGTCATCATCGAGCGATGGGGAAGCGATTCTTCTGATTCCAAAATGAGTTTCAAGGTCTTCCTCGTCGGTGAGGGGATAGGCACCCGACTTTATCAGATAGTTCGTACCTTTGCTGGTCTTCCTATCTATATCACCGGGAACGGCGAACACATCACGACCGCTTTCCAGAGCAAACTTCACCGTTATGAGTGCACCGCTTTTGATGGGAGCCTCTGTGACGATGATCGCATCAGAAAGACCCGCTATGATTCGATTTCTCGCTGGAAAATGATGTTTTCGAGCACGAGTTCCCATTGGATACTCACTGACAACACACCCGTTTTTCACAATTTCATGGAAGAGTCGTTCGTTCGATCGCGGATAAACAACATCCACTCCTGTGCCGAGAACCGCCACCGTCTTTCCTCCAGAACTCAGGGCTTCCTTGTGTGCAACGGAATCTATTCCAAACGCCATGCCGGAAACGATCACAAAGTATTCGCTCAGCAGTTTAACAAAGCGCTTTGTGACGTTCACTCCATAACTTGTGGGTCTCCTTGTTCCTACAACTCCCACACATTTTTCTTTCAAGAGTTCCGTGTTGCCCCTCACAAAAAGAACAGCTGGCGGATACCTGATCTCCCTCAAGTGCTGGGGGTAGTCATCTTCCCAGAACGAAACGAGCTTCACATTGTGTTTCCTTATCAGTTCCTTTTGCCTTTCTAATTCTTCTTTTCCGCACTTTTCAAGAAACTTCCTCGTCTTTTTTGGATCCGCGTTCTTCAGAAATTTTTCGAGAGGTAACTCCGGTTCCAGTTCCCGAAGATGGAACTCACCACGATGAACGAGCAGAGCCATCTCAAGAGGAGACATTCTTGTACTCCTCGAGAATCTTCTTTATCTTCTCTTCGACACCCTGAGGTCTTCCGGGGAGACACCTGTTCGTTTCCGCCTGACCCTTCACGATCGCCTTCGCGTAGGCTTCACACCCGGCAAAACCGCACGCGCCACAGTTTATTCCAGGAAGAACCTCCGTTATCATCTTCACACGTGGATCTTCTTCCACCTTGAATTTCTGCGCAGAATAAGCAAGAAAAGCCCCGAACCCAAAACCCAGAACAGCGAGCAAGAGCGTCGAGTAGATGACTTCCAACTCCTTCACCTCCTCACAGCTTCACCATTCCCTGGAATCCCATGAAAGCAAGCGAAAGAAGTCCCGCGGTGATGAGGGCTATGGCGGTGCCTTTGAAAGGCTCCGGCAGATCGTAGAGATCCATTTTTTCCCTTATTCCGGCGAATATCACAAGAGCAAGAGCGAATCCAAGACCAGATCCCAGTGCGTGGAAGACCGCCTCAACAAAGTTGAGCTTCATGAGACTGTTCAAAAGCACCATACCGAGGATCGCACAGTTTGTGGTGATGAGAGGCAGGAAAATACCAAGCGCTTCGTAGAGATCCGGGCTGGTTTTCTTCAAAAACAGTTCGACGAACTGGACGAAAGAAGCGATGACGAGTATGAAGACGATCGTTCTCAGAAATTCAAGTCCTGTGGAGATAAGGAGCTTGTCCAGAAACCAGCTGATGGCAGCAGAAACCGTCATAACGAACGTAACGGCTATACCCATTCCTGTTGCCGTTTCCAACCTTTTGGAGACCCCCAGGAAGGGACAAATCCCGAGAAACCTCGCCAGAACGAAGTTGTTCACGAATATGGCAGAAAAGAAGAGCAAAAACACCTTCATTTCGCTTCACCTCTTTTCTTTCTCCTGATGCCGATGTAGGTGAAGAGTGCAGAGAGAAGACCGAGTGTTATGTAGGCTCCCGGTGGAAGAATTTCAAGAAATATCTTCAACTCCCACACTTTGTAACCGAAGATCGTACCGTTACCGAAGAGTTCTCTGATGCTTCCAAGAAGAACCAGTGAACCTGTGAAACCGAGACCCACTCCCAGGCCATCGAGCATGGAATCCAGAACACCATGCTTGGAAGCGAACGATTCCGCCCTTCCCATTATGATACAGTTCACCACTATGAGAGGAATGAAAAGTCCCAGGGTCTTCCACAGATCGTAGGCAAAACCGTGCATGAGGAGATCTATCATGGTAACGAAAGACGCGATAACAACGATGAATATGGGAATCCTGATCTTATCAGGAACGATCTTTCTTATCAGTGAAATAACCACGTTTGACATGGTGAGAACGGCTGTCGTAGCAAGCCCCATCCCCAGACCGTTGATGGCACTCGTGGTGACGGCGAGTGTGGGACACATTCCAAGAACCTGAACATAAGTGGGATTTTCTTTTATGATCCCCTTAGTTAATTCTCTCAAGCGGCTCATTTCGACACCTCCTCGAGGTACCTGTACATGAGATTCAGAGCGGTCACCACGGCCCTTGGTGTGATCGTTGCTCCCGTCATTACATCGCTTACCTTCACAATACCCTGCTTTTTCAACTCCTCAGGAGAACCCTTCGGAAGTCCCGCATCTTTGTCGACCCTCAGGCCGTTCTTCAGTCCTTCGGGTGGAACTGGAAAGAAACGCCTCTGTATACTTTCTTCTCCTATCTTTGCGCCGAGTCCAGGCGTCTCCTGAGAATAATCTATTACTCTCACGGAATTGAGCATGAATCCATCTTCCGTTTTTATAAAACAGGCTACAACGGTCACGTTTCCTCCAAAACCGGGTGCGTATCCCGACAGAACGTATGCGTTTCTGCCATCCTTCGTCACGAATTCATACAAGGGACCAAGGACTACCCCTTCTTTGTACTCTTTCAGAACAACCGTTTCTATGCCTGTTTTTTTGACGATTTCCTCGATTTCTTTTTCATCCACCAGATAATCTCCCGTGAGGGGATCTTTCAGAACGAATTTGATGGCGCTCAACTTAGCTGCGTTATCCGCTTCCTGGATCTTTCCTTTGACTCCCACATACACGAGTCCAAGAAAGAGTCCAGAAATAGCCGTGAAAACCATCAGAATCAATCCAGTCTTCAGGATATCCTTCATTTTTTCACCTCACCGAAGATGCGCGGTCTGGTGTACCTGTCTATCAGGGGAACCAGTGCATTCATGAAAAGGATCGAAAATGAAACGCCTTCAGGATACGCTCCAAAGAGTCTTATAGCCATCGTGAGAACGCCACATCCAATCCCGAAGATCACCTGTCCCTTCGCGGTGATGGGACTCGTCACCATATCGGTGGCCATGAAAAGTGCACCGAGCATGAGACCACCACTGAGGAGGTGAAAGAGAGGATCACCGTACCTTGGATTCATCAAATAAGCTATCGAAGAAAACACAAGAACAGTTCCTATATAGGAGACAGGAATGAATATCTTCACTCTCTTTCTCAAGAGAAGATAGATGAAACCAATTATGAGAAGAAGTGCACTCGTTTCACCTAAGGATCCTCCAACCTTACCTATGAACAGATCCCAATAGGGTGTGAAAACACCGTGTTCCTTGAAAAGTGCAAGAGGAGTTGCTGCCGTTACCACATCCGCTGGAGATTTCCAGAATCCTGCCCCGGGTACAACCCAGGTGGTCATGTAAGTGGGAAAAGAAATGAGCAGAAACGCTCTTCCGACGAGCGCAGGGTTGAAAATGTTCTGGCCGAGTCCTCCGAACACGTGTTTCCCGATCCCCAGAGCGAAAACGAGTCCCAACAAAAAAGCCCAGAAAGGAAGCCTTGTGCTCACGTTCATCGCCAGAAGCAGTCCTGTCACTGCCCCGCTGCCATCCGGGACGAAATCCTTCACTCCTCTCAGGTATCTCATGACGAATATATCGAACAGCTCACCTATCACCGCTCCTGCGATACAGAGAAATAGAGCATACCATCCGAAGAAATAAGCCGCCCCAATAACCGCTGGTGATAGGGCTATGAGCACATCCAGCATGATCTTTCTCACATCATCCTCTTCTCGAAGGTGTGGAGCGTAAGCGCTTATCAGCTTCATCTTCTACCCCTCCTTGTGGCGCGATACACTGTTTTTGCGAGTTTTATGTACCTTACGTGTTCTATCTTCGAAGGACAGGTGTAGGTACACGAGCCGCACTCTATACAGTCCATCAAACCGTTCTCCACCGCTTCGTCATACTTTTTCTTCGTGGAGAGGAGATAGAGAAGATAAGGCTGAAGGTTCATCGGACACACCTGAACACATTCACTGCATCTAATACAGGGTTTCTGGGGTTGAGGTTTCTCAGGAAGAAACGCTGTTATTCCAGAAGTTCCTTTCATAACTGGGATGTCCAGATTTGTGATGGATATTCCCATCATTGGACCACCAAGGATGACACGCTCCGTGTTCTCATCTATTCCACCACAGTAATCGATAACATCCTTCACAGGTGTCCCTATCCTGACGACCAGATTTTTCGGATTTTTCACGGCATCACCGCTGACTGTCATACCTCTTTCCACGAGCGGTTTTCCATCGACAACCGCTTCCTTCACTGCGACGCAGGTACCGACGTTCTGAACCACCACCCCGACATCCATTGGAAGGCCTCCCCTCGGTACCACCCTTCCGGTTATCGCGTATATGAGCTGCTTTTCTGCACCCTGCGGATATTTGGTCTTGAGAAGAGCAACATCGACGGGATACCCCTTGAAAACCTTCTTCAAATTGTGGTACGCATCCATCTTGTTGCTCTCCACACCGACTACGGCTTTTTGAACCCCCAGGACCTTCATCATTATCAGGATTCCCTGGAGGATGTCCTCGGCTCTTTCCAGCATGAGTCTGTGATCTATCGTGAGAACGGGTTCACACTCTGCCCCGTTGATGATCAAGGTATCAACTTTTTTCTCGGGAGGAGGTGAGAGTTTAACGTGGGTGGGAAACATCGCTCCACCCAGACCAACAATTCCTGCTTTTTTGATGATTTCCAGGATTTCCTCTTTCGACATACGTTCAAAATCTCCAGTTTCCATGTGAACCCACTCATCGTCAGAGGTTCTTTCTATAACGATCGCCTCGATGGGCTTTCCGAGAATTGGATGAAGGATCTTTTTTATCTCGATCACCTTTCCTGTCACGGGAGAGTGAAGATAAGCGGAAATGAAACCCTCAGGCTCTCCTATGACCTGACCGGTCTTCACTTCATCACCGGGAGAAACTACAGGCTTCGCCGGGTTTCCCGCGTGATTAGAAAGAAAGACGAAAACCTTCTGAGGTAGAGGTGCCCTTTCAATGGGTTTATCCTTCGACCACTCCTTCAATTCCGGGGGATGAACCCCTCCCTTAAAAGTGAGCACATTTTCACCTCCAGTGAACGTTGTAAATAGGGCCTCTTGGACTTTCGTTGTAGTAGGGGCGCGTGCAGTGAGGGCATCCGCGGGTTCTTAAAGCCTCTTCTGGAAACTCGCCGTTCCATTCAACGTCAATAATTTTACCATTTGAGTCGAAAATTATATTCTCCGGTTTTATCAGGTTTTTCTCGAGAAGGTAAGTTGCCAGCTGGATTTTCCTGTAACGCTCTAGGGAAGGTCTTTCTCTGTTTTCAAACGCCGTTCCCCTGATTGGTGTAAAAGCAAACAGAGAAACCACGATGTTTCTTTCCTTTGCCCACACCGTGAAATCAACAATGTCTTTATCACTTTCACCCAATCCAACTATCACATGTGTCGTGATTTTTCCGGGAAACATTTCTGCTGCTTTCTCGAGAATATGGAGATGTCTCTCGTATTTTCCTCCTCTGATTTTTTCAAAGAGAGTTTCGTTGGGAACATCCACAGCGATATCCACTCTGTCGGCTCCCAGTTTGAAATACTCTGTAACCTCCTCCACACTGATAGCTCTGACGCTCACCGAAACCGGTATTCGAAACCTCGGAATGATCGATCTGAGGTCTTCTCTGTACCCAGCATAAGAAACGACTTGGATACAGATCCTCTTGAAACAATCGTTCAATTCGTCGAGTAGATCTTCCGGAATCTCTTTCCAGATAACCCTGGAGAGAAAATGAGACGGGCTTGTGGAAGAGCGTGACTGAGCACAGTACAGACAGTTGTAAACGCACCTTTCCCCAAGCATGAAATAAGC
This window encodes:
- the gatC gene encoding Asp-tRNA(Asn)/Glu-tRNA(Gln) amidotransferase subunit GatC, coding for MIKVTKDLVLHLENLARLELSEDQRESLMKDFQEILDYVELLNEVDVEGVEPMYTPVEDSAKLRKGDPRFFEMRDLIKKNFPEEKDGHIKVPGIHR
- a CDS encoding RnfABCDGE type electron transport complex subunit G — encoded protein: MKDILKTGLILMVFTAISGLFLGLVYVGVKGKIQEADNAAKLSAIKFVLKDPLTGDYLVDEKEIEEIVKKTGIETVVLKEYKEGVVLGPLYEFVTKDGRNAYVLSGYAPGFGGNVTVVACFIKTEDGFMLNSVRVIDYSQETPGLGAKIGEESIQRRFFPVPPEGLKNGLRVDKDAGLPKGSPEELKKQGIVKVSDVMTGATITPRAVVTALNLMYRYLEEVSK
- the rpmB gene encoding 50S ribosomal protein L28, translated to MAKRCEVCGKAPRSGNTVSHSDKKSGRWFRPNLQKVRVVLPDGTIKRMRVCTSCLKSGKVKKYVGQVSEV
- the smpB gene encoding SsrA-binding protein SmpB yields the protein MVKVVATNKKAYTDYEILETYEAGIVLTGTEVKSLRNGSVNFKDSFCRFKNGELYLLNLHIPPYSHGGVYNHDPERPRKLLLHKRELKRLMGKVQEEGVTIVPLKIYFNDRGIAKVEIAVARGKKKYDKREAIKKREMERKIREYMKYSR
- a CDS encoding radical SAM protein, coding for MILRASYGTIQKVNGKSSLEMDTAYFMLGERCVYNCLYCAQSRSSTSPSHFLSRVIWKEIPEDLLDELNDCFKRICIQVVSYAGYREDLRSIIPRFRIPVSVSVRAISVEEVTEYFKLGADRVDIAVDVPNETLFEKIRGGKYERHLHILEKAAEMFPGKITTHVIVGLGESDKDIVDFTVWAKERNIVVSLFAFTPIRGTAFENRERPSLERYRKIQLATYLLEKNLIKPENIIFDSNGKIIDVEWNGEFPEEALRTRGCPHCTRPYYNESPRGPIYNVHWR
- the rsxC gene encoding electron transport complex subunit RsxC, coding for MLTFKGGVHPPELKEWSKDKPIERAPLPQKVFVFLSNHAGNPAKPVVSPGDEVKTGQVIGEPEGFISAYLHSPVTGKVIEIKKILHPILGKPIEAIVIERTSDDEWVHMETGDFERMSKEEILEIIKKAGIVGLGGAMFPTHVKLSPPPEKKVDTLIINGAECEPVLTIDHRLMLERAEDILQGILIMMKVLGVQKAVVGVESNKMDAYHNLKKVFKGYPVDVALLKTKYPQGAEKQLIYAITGRVVPRGGLPMDVGVVVQNVGTCVAVKEAVVDGKPLVERGMTVSGDAVKNPKNLVVRIGTPVKDVIDYCGGIDENTERVILGGPMMGISITNLDIPVMKGTSGITAFLPEKPQPQKPCIRCSECVQVCPMNLQPYLLYLLSTKKKYDEAVENGLMDCIECGSCTYTCPSKIEHVRYIKLAKTVYRATRRGRR
- the dprA gene encoding DNA-processing protein DprA, producing the protein MSPLEMALLVHRGEFHLRELEPELPLEKFLKNADPKKTRKFLEKCGKEELERQKELIRKHNVKLVSFWEDDYPQHLREIRYPPAVLFVRGNTELLKEKCVGVVGTRRPTSYGVNVTKRFVKLLSEYFVIVSGMAFGIDSVAHKEALSSGGKTVAVLGTGVDVVYPRSNERLFHEIVKNGCVVSEYPMGTRARKHHFPARNRIIAGLSDAIIVTEAPIKSGALITVKFALESGRDVFAVPGDIDRKTSKGTNYLIKSGAYPLTDEEDLETHFGIRRIASPSLDDDKKKIYDLLRSSPKTVDELVEELGWSVSEVLRVISEMELMGMIWFDGGAYRLLG
- a CDS encoding YraN family protein — translated: MMDWKEAEELACKFLKKKGYKILERNYRTKYGEIDIVARDGREIVFVEVKSGSGKVDPLERIDLKKVRNLEQTARFYMIQNKLKGPARVDFVRVTPEGIDHFEGIWLG
- the rsxE gene encoding electron transport complex subunit RsxE, coding for MSRLRELTKGIIKENPTYVQVLGMCPTLAVTTSAINGLGMGLATTAVLTMSNVVISLIRKIVPDKIRIPIFIVVIASFVTMIDLLMHGFAYDLWKTLGLFIPLIVVNCIIMGRAESFASKHGVLDSMLDGLGVGLGFTGSLVLLGSIRELFGNGTIFGYKVWELKIFLEILPPGAYITLGLLSALFTYIGIRRKKRGEAK
- a CDS encoding RnfABCDGE type electron transport complex subunit D yields the protein MKLISAYAPHLREEDDVRKIMLDVLIALSPAVIGAAYFFGWYALFLCIAGAVIGELFDIFVMRYLRGVKDFVPDGSGAVTGLLLAMNVSTRLPFWAFLLGLVFALGIGKHVFGGLGQNIFNPALVGRAFLLISFPTYMTTWVVPGAGFWKSPADVVTAATPLALFKEHGVFTPYWDLFIGKVGGSLGETSALLLIIGFIYLLLRKRVKIFIPVSYIGTVLVFSSIAYLMNPRYGDPLFHLLSGGLMLGALFMATDMVTSPITAKGQVIFGIGCGVLTMAIRLFGAYPEGVSFSILFMNALVPLIDRYTRPRIFGEVKK
- the rsxA gene encoding electron transport complex subunit RsxA, with translation MKVFLLFFSAIFVNNFVLARFLGICPFLGVSKRLETATGMGIAVTFVMTVSAAISWFLDKLLISTGLEFLRTIVFILVIASFVQFVELFLKKTSPDLYEALGIFLPLITTNCAILGMVLLNSLMKLNFVEAVFHALGSGLGFALALVIFAGIREKMDLYDLPEPFKGTAIALITAGLLSLAFMGFQGMVKL
- a CDS encoding RnfABCDGE type electron transport complex subunit B produces the protein MEVIYSTLLLAVLGFGFGAFLAYSAQKFKVEEDPRVKMITEVLPGINCGACGFAGCEAYAKAIVKGQAETNRCLPGRPQGVEEKIKKILEEYKNVSS
- the csrA gene encoding carbon storage regulator CsrA; the encoded protein is MLVLTRRVGEKIVIGEDIVITVLKIEGNSVKIGIEAPRHVKILREELYEELKSENIKASEVSKDDLKGVLKNDKGYKGPGTSS